In Kitasatospora sp. NBC_00240, the following are encoded in one genomic region:
- a CDS encoding metallophosphoesterase, protein MLTIAHLSDIHIGQEQAGRLGRRDGGARALARAERVMEYLNGLPGPLDAVLVSGDIADHGAPGEYEQAAKLLVSPHPVLTCPGNHDKRAAFRRGLLGPAADGDEAGSDPDRPVNQVRRLPGVTFLLCDSSIPGRDDGLLDDGTLDWLDRTLGEGPQDEPAIVAFHHPPVALHLPWVDRIRQHGEERLAEVLSCHPRVAALLCGHAHTGAATTFAGLPLLVAPGVVSTVMLPCEGGSGIAFDQPPVIAFHLLDDTGRLTTHYRVVV, encoded by the coding sequence ATGCTGACCATCGCTCACCTCAGCGACATCCACATCGGCCAGGAGCAGGCGGGGCGGCTCGGCCGCAGGGACGGCGGAGCCCGGGCCCTCGCGCGCGCGGAGCGCGTGATGGAGTACCTCAACGGCCTGCCGGGGCCGCTGGACGCCGTCCTGGTGTCCGGGGACATCGCGGACCACGGCGCCCCGGGCGAGTACGAGCAGGCCGCGAAGCTCCTGGTGTCGCCGCACCCGGTGCTGACCTGCCCCGGCAACCACGACAAGCGGGCCGCGTTCCGGCGGGGCCTGCTCGGCCCGGCGGCCGACGGTGACGAGGCCGGGTCGGACCCTGACCGGCCGGTCAACCAGGTCCGCCGGCTGCCCGGCGTGACCTTCCTGCTCTGCGACTCGTCGATCCCCGGCCGGGACGACGGCCTGCTGGACGACGGGACCCTCGACTGGCTGGACCGGACGTTGGGCGAGGGCCCGCAGGACGAGCCGGCGATCGTGGCCTTCCACCACCCGCCGGTGGCGCTGCACCTGCCGTGGGTGGACCGGATCCGCCAGCACGGCGAGGAGCGGCTGGCGGAGGTGCTGTCGTGCCACCCCCGGGTCGCCGCGCTGCTCTGCGGGCACGCCCACACCGGGGCCGCGACCACCTTCGCCGGCCTGCCGCTGCTGGTGGCGCCGGGTGTGGTCTCCACGGTGATGCTGCCCTGCGAGGGCGGCAGCGGGATCGCCTTCGACCAGCCGCCGGTGATCGCCTTCCATCTGCTGGACGACACGGGCCGGCTGACGACCCATTACCGGGTGGTGGTCTGA
- a CDS encoding metalloregulator ArsR/SmtB family transcription factor, protein MPEPAPAEIRLEAVLHALADPVRLRIVRELADGHSEMSCIAFGLPVTKSTTTHHFRVLREAGVIRQHRRGTARMSTLRREDLAALFPGLLDSVLAAVGRQQADRPPA, encoded by the coding sequence CTGCCGGAGCCGGCTCCCGCGGAGATCCGACTGGAGGCCGTGCTGCACGCCCTCGCCGACCCGGTGCGACTGCGCATCGTCCGCGAACTCGCGGACGGCCACAGCGAGATGTCCTGCATCGCCTTCGGCCTGCCGGTCACCAAGTCGACCACCACGCACCACTTCCGGGTGCTGCGGGAGGCCGGGGTGATCCGCCAGCACCGGCGCGGGACCGCCCGGATGAGCACCCTGCGGCGGGAGGACCTGGCCGCGCTCTTCCCCGGACTGCTGGACAGCGTGCTGGCCGCGGTCGGCCGGCAGCAGGCGGACCGCCCGCCGGCCTGA
- the ltrA gene encoding group II intron reverse transcriptase/maturase yields MDTNTDADGAVQTVPAAAATVNGPEGEGLDWASVNWRRAEEDVRRLRQRIFTASQAGDLKKVRNLQKLMLRSRSNTLLSVRRVTEINAGRATAGVDGKVVLLPQSKAALAHWVQHRARPWTPQPVKRVFIPKPGTTKKRGLGIPVIVDRCLQAVALGALEPEWEARFEPKSYGFRPGRGCHDAIGAIYSTLNGKNPQRVWVLDADLTAAFDRIDHARLMAALGTFPARGLVRQWLKAGVVDKGRFAPTEEGTPQGGVISPLLFNVALHGMEEAAGVRYFTAGRDAGSAQSGSPVLVRYADDFVAICTSREQAELVKERLAAWLTPRGLAFHEDKTRIVHAESGFDFLGFNVRRYHGKLLIKPSTAAQRRIREQLHAEMLALRGANAAAVLKKINPIVRGWSAYYRTVVSSEVFTALDNYMWTLAYKWAKHSHPNKPKHWVSSKYFGRFNKSRKDRWVFGDRDSGAYLLKFSWTKIVRHQLVKGRASPDDPALEPYWAERRRKGPPLPVDGMTMRLLQAQHGRCPACGGLLLHADHPPRSPQEWETWRAVIRKAISKQYVAFLGGSTPGDQRIRLLHTQCQRRNGAAEPTRPAPSPAREPTGLA; encoded by the coding sequence TTGGACACCAACACGGATGCGGACGGAGCGGTCCAGACCGTCCCGGCTGCTGCCGCGACGGTGAACGGACCTGAGGGCGAAGGCCTGGACTGGGCGTCGGTCAACTGGCGCCGCGCCGAGGAGGACGTACGGCGTCTGCGGCAGAGAATCTTCACGGCATCGCAGGCAGGGGACCTGAAGAAGGTCCGCAACTTGCAGAAGCTGATGCTCCGGTCCCGTTCGAACACGCTCTTGAGTGTGCGGCGGGTCACGGAGATCAACGCAGGACGCGCGACGGCGGGAGTCGACGGGAAGGTGGTACTGCTTCCCCAGTCGAAGGCCGCGCTGGCCCACTGGGTCCAGCACCGGGCCCGACCCTGGACTCCCCAGCCCGTCAAGCGGGTGTTCATCCCGAAACCAGGGACCACGAAGAAGCGCGGCCTCGGGATTCCCGTGATCGTCGACCGGTGCCTTCAAGCTGTGGCACTGGGCGCACTGGAACCCGAGTGGGAAGCGCGGTTCGAGCCGAAGTCGTACGGCTTCCGGCCCGGCCGCGGCTGTCACGACGCGATCGGGGCCATCTACTCCACGCTCAACGGGAAGAACCCGCAGCGTGTGTGGGTGCTCGACGCGGACCTGACGGCGGCGTTCGACCGTATCGACCACGCCCGGCTGATGGCCGCGCTCGGCACCTTCCCCGCCCGGGGACTGGTCCGGCAGTGGCTGAAGGCCGGGGTCGTGGACAAAGGTCGGTTCGCCCCGACCGAGGAGGGAACTCCGCAGGGCGGGGTGATCAGCCCGTTGCTCTTCAACGTGGCCCTGCACGGGATGGAGGAAGCCGCAGGGGTCCGCTACTTCACCGCCGGCCGAGACGCCGGCAGTGCGCAGAGCGGAAGCCCCGTGCTGGTGCGGTACGCAGACGACTTTGTCGCGATATGCACCAGCCGTGAGCAGGCCGAACTGGTCAAGGAACGGCTGGCCGCATGGCTGACGCCCAGAGGACTCGCCTTCCACGAGGACAAGACACGCATCGTCCACGCGGAGAGCGGGTTCGACTTCCTGGGGTTCAACGTCCGCCGGTATCACGGCAAACTGCTGATCAAGCCGAGCACAGCGGCGCAACGACGGATCCGGGAACAGCTGCACGCCGAGATGTTGGCCCTGCGAGGGGCCAACGCTGCGGCCGTGCTCAAGAAGATCAACCCCATCGTGCGGGGCTGGTCGGCCTACTACCGGACGGTGGTGTCCAGCGAGGTCTTCACGGCGCTGGACAACTACATGTGGACGCTCGCCTACAAGTGGGCCAAGCACAGCCACCCGAACAAGCCGAAGCACTGGGTCTCCAGCAAGTACTTCGGCCGGTTCAACAAGTCCAGGAAGGACCGGTGGGTGTTCGGCGACCGCGACAGCGGCGCCTACCTACTCAAGTTCTCCTGGACGAAGATCGTCCGGCACCAGTTGGTCAAGGGCAGGGCGTCTCCGGATGACCCTGCCCTGGAGCCGTACTGGGCCGAGCGGCGCCGCAAGGGACCACCTCTGCCGGTGGACGGTATGACCATGCGCCTGCTTCAGGCCCAGCACGGTCGCTGCCCAGCCTGCGGAGGGCTCCTGCTGCACGCCGACCACCCGCCGCGAAGCCCCCAGGAGTGGGAGACGTGGCGGGCCGTCATCAGGAAGGCGATCTCCAAGCAGTACGTCGCGTTCCTGGGCGGGAGCACGCCGGGCGATCAACGAATCCGTCTCCTCCACACCCAGTGTCAACGGCGGAACGGAGCCGCCGAGCCGACACGTCCCGCACCTTCGCCTGCCCGCGAGCCCACGGGGCTTGCTTGA
- a CDS encoding FadR/GntR family transcriptional regulator — MDIQGLPGRLLADLGPAIASGEIPEGAVLRGEELEERFGVSRTVVREAIRILESMRMVESRRRVGITVQPKSDWDVFDPLVIRWRLAGADRPAQLRSLGSLRVAVEPAAAALAAAHATDDDCRALSALAVELTVTARAADLETFLQHDIAFHATVLRASGNEMFAHLGDTVGAVLTGRTEYHLMPHQPESYAIKLHREVAEAICAGDPERAERAMRTIVTGALEELDKQLT; from the coding sequence ATGGACATCCAGGGCCTGCCCGGCCGACTTCTCGCCGATCTGGGACCGGCCATCGCCTCCGGGGAGATTCCCGAAGGGGCCGTGCTCCGGGGCGAGGAGCTGGAGGAGCGGTTCGGGGTGTCCCGGACGGTGGTCCGCGAGGCGATCCGGATCCTGGAGTCGATGCGGATGGTGGAGTCCCGCCGCCGGGTGGGGATCACCGTGCAGCCCAAGTCCGACTGGGACGTCTTCGACCCGCTGGTGATCCGCTGGCGGCTGGCCGGCGCGGACCGCCCGGCGCAGCTGCGCTCACTGGGCTCGCTGCGGGTGGCGGTCGAACCCGCGGCGGCGGCCCTGGCGGCCGCCCATGCCACCGACGACGACTGCCGCGCGCTCAGCGCCCTCGCCGTCGAACTGACCGTCACCGCGCGGGCCGCGGACCTGGAGACCTTCCTGCAGCACGACATCGCGTTCCACGCGACCGTCCTGAGGGCCTCCGGCAACGAGATGTTCGCGCACCTGGGGGACACCGTCGGCGCGGTGCTGACCGGGCGGACGGAGTACCACCTGATGCCGCATCAGCCGGAGTCGTACGCGATCAAGCTGCACCGCGAGGTGGCGGAGGCGATCTGCGCCGGCGATCCGGAGCGCGCGGAGCGGGCCATGCGGACCATCGTGACCGGGGCCCTCGAGGAACTCGACAAGCAGCTGACCTGA
- a CDS encoding gluconokinase: protein MALSVENQPPTVVVMGVSGVGKTTVARLLAERLALPYAEADDFHPPANIAKMSAGTPLDDQDRAPWLRALGGWLGERAEAGTGGVVTCSALKRHYRDTLRESCPGAFFLHLSGGHELVEDRLAHRTGHFMPASLLGSQYAALEPLQGDERGAVLDVGPAPEHLVEMAVELLRPVNGDLA, encoded by the coding sequence ATGGCTCTCAGCGTCGAGAACCAGCCGCCCACCGTCGTGGTGATGGGCGTCTCGGGCGTCGGCAAGACCACCGTCGCCCGGCTGCTGGCCGAGCGCCTCGCCCTCCCCTACGCCGAGGCGGACGACTTCCACCCGCCCGCCAACATCGCCAAGATGTCGGCCGGCACCCCCCTGGACGACCAGGACCGGGCCCCGTGGCTCCGGGCCCTGGGCGGCTGGCTCGGCGAACGCGCCGAGGCCGGCACCGGGGGAGTGGTGACCTGTTCGGCGCTGAAGCGGCACTACCGCGACACCCTGCGCGAGAGCTGCCCGGGTGCCTTCTTCCTGCACCTCAGCGGCGGTCACGAGCTGGTCGAGGACCGGCTCGCCCACCGCACCGGTCACTTCATGCCGGCGTCCCTGCTCGGATCCCAGTACGCCGCGCTGGAACCCCTCCAGGGCGACGAGCGCGGCGCCGTCCTGGACGTCGGTCCTGCCCCCGAACACCTCGTCGAGATGGCCGTGGAACTCCTGCGGCCCGTCAATGGAGACCTCGCGTGA
- a CDS encoding NADH:flavin oxidoreductase/NADH oxidase yields MSALFEPITLRSVTVPNRVWMAPMCTYSAQPTGPETGVATDFHLTHLASRAAGGAGLVMVEATAVSPEGRISPYDLGLWNERQQQSLARIAAQVEQFGAVPAIQLGHAGRKASTDRPWLGGAPVPAEENGWQPSGPSTVPFGSNPQPLELTVDEIQGIVRAFVAAAERALAAGFKAVEIHGAHGYLVHAFLSPVANHRTDEYGGSFANRTRFALEVATAVRAVWPEGLPLFFRVSATDWLDDQESWTPEDTVLLAKQLKDVGVDLIDVSTGGSAKDAVIPVAPGFQVPFAEQVRAATGLATAAVGLITEPEQAERIVAQGQADAVLLGRELLRNPYWPQQAARELGAERRWPVQYGYAVGSRG; encoded by the coding sequence GTGTCCGCCCTCTTCGAGCCGATCACCCTGCGCTCGGTCACCGTGCCCAACCGCGTCTGGATGGCACCGATGTGCACCTACTCGGCGCAGCCGACCGGTCCGGAGACCGGCGTGGCCACCGACTTCCACCTGACCCACCTCGCCTCCCGCGCCGCCGGCGGCGCCGGGCTGGTGATGGTCGAGGCGACGGCGGTCAGCCCCGAGGGCCGGATCTCCCCCTACGACCTGGGCCTGTGGAACGAGCGTCAGCAGCAGAGCCTGGCCCGGATCGCCGCCCAGGTCGAGCAGTTCGGCGCCGTCCCGGCGATCCAGCTCGGCCACGCCGGCCGCAAGGCCTCCACCGACCGGCCCTGGCTCGGCGGCGCACCCGTCCCGGCGGAGGAGAACGGCTGGCAGCCGAGCGGCCCGTCCACCGTCCCCTTCGGCTCGAACCCGCAGCCGCTGGAGCTCACCGTCGACGAGATCCAGGGCATCGTGCGCGCCTTCGTGGCGGCCGCCGAGCGCGCGCTGGCGGCGGGCTTCAAGGCGGTCGAGATCCACGGCGCCCACGGCTACCTGGTGCATGCCTTCCTGTCCCCGGTCGCCAACCACCGGACCGACGAGTACGGCGGCTCGTTCGCCAACCGCACCCGGTTCGCGCTGGAGGTGGCCACCGCCGTCCGCGCGGTCTGGCCCGAGGGTCTGCCGCTGTTCTTCCGGGTCTCGGCCACCGACTGGCTGGACGACCAGGAGAGCTGGACGCCCGAGGACACCGTGCTGCTGGCCAAGCAGCTCAAGGACGTCGGCGTCGACCTGATCGACGTCTCCACCGGCGGCAGCGCCAAGGACGCCGTCATCCCGGTCGCGCCCGGATTCCAGGTGCCGTTCGCCGAGCAGGTCCGCGCCGCCACCGGCCTGGCCACCGCCGCGGTGGGCCTGATCACCGAGCCCGAGCAGGCCGAGCGGATCGTCGCGCAGGGCCAGGCGGACGCCGTCCTGCTCGGCCGCGAGCTGCTCCGCAACCCGTACTGGCCGCAGCAGGCCGCCCGCGAGCTGGGCGCCGAGCGCCGCTGGCCGGTGCAGTACGGCTACGCGGTGGGCAGCCGGGGCTGA
- a CDS encoding gluconate:H+ symporter: MSPTLLAAAPTALPHTSSDGRLLLAVLLSIGAIVLLITKLKLHPFLALTIGSGLLAVVAGAPFDKLLTSFVTGFGATVAGVGLLIGLGAMLGKLLADSGGANIIADTVLARTGRKALPWAMALIAAVLGLPLFFEVGVVLLIPIVLLVARRGNLPLMRVGIPALAGLSVLHGLVPPHPGPLVAVDALKADLGVTLALGLLIAVPTLIVAGPLFARVAERWVGPLSIPEALSPSATEASEKREHTPSFGAVLVTILLPVILMLGKALVDVVIDDPKAMLQRIFDFIGSPLIALLAAVLLGMLTLGRAAGFTKARISSTVEKSLGPIAGIVFIVGAGGGFKQTLIDVGVGNAVSEWSSKWHISALLLGWLIAVLIRLATGSATVATITAAGIVAPLAADMSTSHASLLVLAIGAGSLFFSHVNDAGFWLVKEYFGMSVGQTLKSWSVMETVISVVAIALIMPLSLVI, encoded by the coding sequence CTGTCCCCCACTCTCCTCGCGGCCGCCCCCACGGCGCTCCCGCACACCAGCAGCGACGGCCGGCTGCTGCTGGCGGTGCTGCTCAGCATCGGCGCCATCGTGCTGCTGATCACCAAGCTGAAGCTGCACCCCTTCCTGGCCCTCACGATCGGCTCCGGCCTGCTCGCGGTGGTGGCCGGCGCTCCCTTCGACAAGCTGCTGACCAGCTTCGTCACCGGCTTCGGCGCCACCGTCGCCGGCGTCGGCCTGCTGATCGGCCTCGGCGCGATGCTCGGCAAGCTGCTGGCGGACTCCGGCGGGGCGAACATCATCGCCGACACCGTCCTCGCGCGCACCGGCCGCAAGGCCCTGCCGTGGGCGATGGCCCTGATCGCGGCCGTGCTCGGCCTGCCGCTGTTCTTCGAGGTCGGCGTGGTGCTGCTGATCCCGATCGTGCTGCTGGTGGCCCGCCGCGGCAACCTGCCGCTGATGCGGGTGGGCATCCCGGCACTGGCCGGCCTGTCGGTGCTGCACGGCCTGGTGCCGCCGCACCCCGGCCCGCTGGTGGCCGTCGACGCCCTGAAGGCGGACCTCGGCGTCACGCTGGCCCTCGGCCTGCTGATCGCCGTCCCCACCCTGATCGTGGCCGGTCCGCTGTTCGCCCGGGTCGCCGAGCGCTGGGTCGGCCCGCTGAGCATCCCCGAGGCGCTCTCCCCGTCCGCGACCGAGGCGAGCGAGAAGCGGGAGCACACCCCGAGCTTCGGCGCCGTCCTGGTGACGATCCTGCTCCCGGTCATCCTGATGCTCGGCAAGGCCCTGGTCGACGTGGTGATCGACGACCCCAAGGCGATGCTCCAGCGGATCTTCGACTTCATCGGCTCGCCGCTGATCGCCCTGCTCGCCGCCGTCCTGCTCGGCATGCTGACGCTCGGCCGGGCGGCCGGCTTCACCAAGGCCCGGATCTCGTCCACCGTCGAGAAGTCGCTCGGCCCGATCGCCGGCATCGTCTTCATCGTCGGCGCCGGCGGCGGCTTCAAGCAGACCCTGATCGACGTCGGGGTCGGCAACGCCGTCAGCGAGTGGTCGAGCAAGTGGCACATCTCGGCCCTGCTGCTGGGCTGGCTGATCGCCGTCCTGATCCGCCTGGCCACCGGCTCGGCGACCGTCGCCACCATCACGGCGGCGGGCATCGTGGCCCCGCTGGCGGCCGACATGTCGACCAGCCACGCCTCGCTGCTGGTCCTGGCGATCGGCGCCGGGTCGCTGTTCTTCTCGCACGTCAACGACGCCGGCTTCTGGCTGGTCAAGGAGTACTTCGGGATGAGCGTCGGCCAGACGCTGAAGTCCTGGTCGGTGATGGAGACCGTGATCTCGGTCGTCGCGATCGCGCTGATCATGCCGCTCAGCCTGGTGATCTAG